ATATCATTTCAGGCATGCCAAGAACCATCCCCATGTCTCCTTGCTCTCACTCTCAACAACGGCAAACGCGAGTGGATAAACCTCGTTGTTAGCATCCGTTGCCATTGCTATCAACAACTTCCCCTTGTACTTGCCATAGAGGTGCGTTGCATCGATGCTTATCACCGGCCTACAATACTTGAACCCTTCTATACACGGACCAAAAGCCCAAAAGGCACAGTTAAATGTGCAAGTTCCCGGCACACTACGGTGGTCGCACTTCAACTGTGTCACTGTGGTTGGATCTGCATCTTTTAACGCTGCCAGGAACCGAGGCAATTCTGCATATGACTCATCGAAACCACCGTAGATGGCTGCAACGGCTTTCTGTTTTGCATCCCAAACCTTATAGTGAGATGCCCAATGGCTGTGCTTCGCATGAAGAACACTACGTAGGGTTGCTACTGTTCTTGAAATGTCTTCCCGTACGTATGACTCAAGTGTGATGGCAATGAACTTTGAATCCATCATCCTTCCATCATGATCCACTTGGAGTGTCGAGCAAGTGTGGGGACCCTTAGATGTTGTGATCATCCACAGCTTGTGCCTTTTGCTGTAGATAGCTCGAATTGACCATAGACATGCATCGTCTACACACGTTACAACCAGTCTCTCGGGGTCTGACttcatgtacttaaattttttattgagccCAACGGAGAACATGGTTAGCGCGTGCTGAACCGCAGCTTTATTATTGAATAGCATCCCCTTGCTCGGTTCGTCCCCCGGTCGCCAACTCAGCAGACCTGTTTCCAGGGAAGGTGATGGGTCATTAATGTCATCCCATGTGTTTGACGTGAACCATTCGGGGTTAGGGTTTAGATTATTTTCTGGTTGTAGTTCATCTAACAATTCTGGATTCTCTACCGATCCATCGTTATCAATGAACTCCTCATACACATCTCGAGTCTCATCCATTTCGGTTGCCTCGTCCAAGTAGGTTTGGATATCTTCATTTCGGTGAGTATATCCTTCATCCTCATGGGTATGGATAGACCCTAACACTTCGGCGTCTTCAGTATTGTCCATAGCAACCCCATTCCATGGTTGACAGTTGTAGGGCAAAGATGTCTCGGGTGTAACTGACGGGTGCACAACGGTTACAGGAACTGATTCTTGCTCTCCAACTCTACTCCCATATTGCGAACCCCCGTCGACATTGAACCCAACAGTGTGGACAGTTACATACAAGTCAGAACCTATGAATTGCCCTGCCCGCTTTATCACTCCCCACATTATATTTGCATCATTGTCGCATTGTAACGGAATTGAATTGTAGAACACTTGGGTACCTACTAGTTGCTGCGGAGCCCGAAATACAATGGAGATGTCGTGGGTATCCTTGTGTAACCCCATAGTTGACATTATCTTCCGTTTAAGTTTTCTCGTGTGTATCCCACGTTTCACTTCAATAAGCGTCTGCTTTTGGTTCGGACCTCGGTATGATAGCCCGTGCAAATCATTAATATATGCCTCCCCGTCGTAGTAAACATAGAAGTAATGTGGACTCATAACGGACCTAAATCACAAATAAGACTAAATTGTATCATGCTGCGTAATATTGGAACATGCATAGGCTAACTATACATGCCCTATGTTTGGGTGTTCATGGAGGTAAACAAACCTAAGCAAATTGTGCTAAACATGctaaaaattaccaatttaACATTAATTTGTCTACTCCATCAGACTTCATTTCGATAACGAAAATGTTTGCACAATATATGTGTTTTCATGCTGGCTATTGTTCAACAAATGAGAACTCAAAAGCattgcaaataattttaaaaattcatacCATGCAATATGGACCACATCTTGAACAAATAAATATACCTCCCATTGAAGACCCACAACAGTCAACTAATTTATGTTCTCAAAAATTGTACCACATTATTCTGTTCAAATACCCCCTATTGAAGACCCACAACATTCATATTATTTGTGTTCTCAAAAATTGTATCACATTATTATGTTCAAATACCCCCTATTCAAGACCCACAACAGTCATATTATTTGTGTTCTCAAAAATTGTCCACAACAGTATTATGTTCAGATGTCCCCATTCAAGACCCACAACATTGAAAAAATTCGTGTTGCTCTAAGGGAGATAATTCATAAGCATTGAAATAATTCCTAGCATGCAAAAGCATTGCAAATATCAGTTATATAATTCCTAGCATGCAACATGTACCACATTATTATATTCAGATACTTAGCATTGAAGACCCACAACATTGAAATAATTTCTATTCTCAAAATTTGTACTACATAATTTTGTTTAGATACCCCAATTCAACAGCCACAAcagcaataaaaaaatttgtgttgcTGTAAAGTGTATGAAGTAGTATTTACCTATCAACTGAGATGTTGACAGAACAAAGATGAAGTGCACTTTCTTGAATTAGTCGTTTATAGAACAGATGGTTAACTGAAGGTGAAAGCTCTCACTTGCTGTGACACAACGGTTGCACGCACAGACCAGTCCACGTCCAGACTTCAGAACGACAGTGTGAAACATAAATGGTAAGTG
This genomic stretch from Quercus lobata isolate SW786 chromosome 3, ValleyOak3.0 Primary Assembly, whole genome shotgun sequence harbors:
- the LOC115980563 gene encoding uncharacterized protein LOC115980563; translated protein: MGLHKDTHDISIVFRAPQQLVGTQVFYNSIPLQCDNDANIMWGVIKRAGQFIGSDLYVTVHTVGFNVDGGSQYGSRVGEQESVPVTVVHPSVTPETSLPYNCQPWNGVAMDNTEDAEVLGSIHTHEDEGYTHRNEDIQTYLDEATEMDETRDVYEEFIDNDGSVENPELLDELQPENNLNPNPEWFTSNTWDDINDPSPSLETGLLSWRPGDEPSKGMLFNNKAAVQHALTMFSVGLNKKFKYMKSDPERLVVTCVDDACLWSIRAIYSKRHKLWMITTSKGPHTCSTLQVDHDGRMMDSKFIAITLESYVREDISRTVATLRSVLHAKHSHWASHYKVWDAKQKAVAAIYGGFDESYAELPRFLAALKDADPTTVTQLKCDHRSVPGTCTFNCAFWAFGPCIEGFKYCRPVISIDATHLYGKYKGKLLIAMATDANNEVYPLAFAVVESESKETWGWFLACLK